DNA sequence from the Candidatus Bathyarchaeota archaeon genome:
GCGATATCTCCGTCGGGGATTTGTATTATTCTTACGCCTAGTTTTCGTAATGTTTTTAGAATTTCGTTGTGTCTTTCACGGTCCAACATGATAACGGTGAAGTTTTGTAGTGGCATGGATTTTTCGCGTGCTACTGTTCGCACGATTTCTTCGATGCTCATGTCCATTGATAGTTTGCCGATGGAGTGGTGGTCTGTTGCGATTTTAAAGTAGTAGCCGTCATCTGGTAGGACTTGGAAGCATCCTGCTGGTGCACAGGCAAGTGCTGATATGGCGTCTTTTCTGCCTTTGCTGGCTGCTGTGGTGCCGTCCACTGGGTCTACGATGAATTCTACTTTAGGACCTTTTTGTGTTCCGACTCTTTCTCTGAAGTTGAATGCTGGTGCGTGGTCTTTTGGTCCTTCACAGCAGATTACTTCTCCTTCGATATCTGTTTGTGCAAGAACGGCTCTTGAGAATTCAACGGCGTTTTTATCAACTAAGTCGCAATCTCCTTG
Encoded proteins:
- a CDS encoding fructose-bisphosphatase class II, encoding MVSLRALAPSLTRITIAAAVGAAFHVGQGDCDLVDKNAVEFSRAVLAQTDIEGEVICCEGPKDHAPAFNFRERVGTQKGPKVEFIVDPVDGTTAASKGRKDAISALACAPAGCFQVLPDDGYYFKIATDHHSIGKLSMDMSIEEIVRTVAREKSMPLQNFTVIMLDRERHNEILKTLRKLGVRIIQIPDGDIAAAVVSCFPQSGVDLLIGAGAGPEATIAATAVKCMGGTMLVKVWDDKKDPQRMERLTKAGVDVNKTYNQDELAKGQELVFAASGVTKGELLDGVRLIRDGAIVQSICMRLPSGTIEKSETILRFKGHPVYKQFLP